One Helicobacter pylori genomic window, ATAGCGTTATTGAGATCTTTAATCTTATTAGCCTGTCCCTCATAAACGCTCCTTAGACCCTCTTGAGCTTGAGTGTTAGCCTCTACTTGCGAATGGATTTTGGTCAAAATATTAGAAAAATTCTTACTATTGTTTTGCAACTGCTTGAGTTCTTTTTTAGTAGCTCCGCTTTGCAAATCAAACGCTGAAGGCTCCCCATTGAGAAAAAAGGGAGCGATAAAAGGGATAAAAAAAAGCCTTTTCATCCTAGAATTACTTCACTAATTTGACATCCACTCTTCTGTTTTCTTTGTAACATTCTCTAGTTTTTTGGGCACATTTGGGTTTGGTTTCACCAAAACTGATGGTTTTGATCATATCTTTTTCTACCCCTTTAATGACTAAAGCGTTTTTCACGCTCAAAGTCCTTTTAACACCAAGCGCTTGGTTGTATTCGCTAGAGCCAAATTCATCGGTATTGCCTTCCAAAAGCACTTGCATGTGGTTTTCTTTAGCTTTTTGCACGATCTCATCTAAAGTCTCTTGATCGGATTCTTTGATCTCATACTTGTCAAAATCAAAATAAATAGAAGCGATGATAGTCCCACTCTCAATAGCCGGTTTTTCTTCAACCACTGGAGCTGGCTCTTGTTTAGGCTCTTCTTTCTCTGGAGCTGGTTCTGTAGTAACAGGTGCAGTCTGAACCGTTTTAGCGCTCACATCGCCAGCCACAGTCTTATTATCCATTTTATGACTACAGCCAGCTACCAATAAAAAAGCTACCAAGAAACTAAATACAGAAGATCTTTTCATTATAAATTCTCCAAGAATCAAATTTTAATAAGTGTAAATATTAACTCACATTCGCTTAATTTAACCTTACCAATCAAAGGCTTGTATTTTCACATTCTTTAAAGGGAATAAAAAACTCTGATTATAGTCTAGCAAAATAAGCCCCATGGCGTATTCTTGGGGTGTCTTTTTGATATACATGATATTTCTCCCATCCGTAGAAAAACGAGGCATCTGGTTAGAGCCATTCACGGTAAGCCTGCGGATATATTTGCTATTTAGAGTGATCAGATTCAAATTAAACACCGTTTTGCCAAATTCATTAAGGTTTTCTCGGCTCACATACACGATACTATCTTTATAAGCGTCAATGGATTCATTGCTTCTTCCTTCATAAAGGAGTTGCTCCGCGCTCTCTTTTAACCCTAATTTCTTCATGTAGATGTTAGGATAACCGGATCTATCCGAAACAAAAGCCATAGACTTGTCATCTTCTAAAAACACTCCTGAGACATCTATCCCAGGATAGCGCGTTATTTTAGTTTTAGTTTTTTTATGCGTGTCATACAAATACACATCCGGTTGGCCATCAGGGGCTAAAGACATTAAAATTTTAGAGCCATCAGAACTCACGCTAGAGACCACAGCCATTCCTTGAGAACTAGCGATATTTTCATGAGTGGCTTTTTGAATGTTGTATTTTAAAATCATGGGCGTTCTTTCGCCATACTGCGTGTAATAAAACTCCGTTTGCTCAGCGTTCGCCCATTTGGGGAAAATATTGAGTCGGTTATTTTTG contains:
- a CDS encoding outer membrane protein Omp18, producing MKRSSVFSFLVAFLLVAGCSHKMDNKTVAGDVSAKTVQTAPVTTEPAPEKEEPKQEPAPVVEEKPAIESGTIIASIYFDFDKYEIKESDQETLDEIVQKAKENHMQVLLEGNTDEFGSSEYNQALGVKRTLSVKNALVIKGVEKDMIKTISFGETKPKCAQKTRECYKENRRVDVKLVK
- the tolB gene encoding Tol-Pal system protein TolB, with translation MRYLWLFLIGAIGLFATDKTLDIIKTIQKLPKIEVRYSIDNDANYALKLHEVLANDLKTSQHFDVSQNKDQGAINYAELKDKKFQLVALVSVAVENGNKISRLKLYDVNTSALVRTFDYPILSADLYPFAAHNMAIVVNDYLKAPSIAWMKRLIVFSKYIGPGITNIALADYTMRYQKEIIKNNRLNIFPKWANAEQTEFYYTQYGERTPMILKYNIQKATHENIASSQGMAVVSSVSSDGSKILMSLAPDGQPDVYLYDTHKKTKTKITRYPGIDVSGVFLEDDKSMAFVSDRSGYPNIYMKKLGLKESAEQLLYEGRSNESIDAYKDSIVYVSRENLNEFGKTVFNLNLITLNSKYIRRLTVNGSNQMPRFSTDGRNIMYIKKTPQEYAMGLILLDYNQSFLFPLKNVKIQAFDW